The following are encoded in a window of Pelecanus crispus isolate bPelCri1 chromosome 6, bPelCri1.pri, whole genome shotgun sequence genomic DNA:
- the LOC142593721 gene encoding scavenger receptor cysteine-rich type 1 protein M130-like: protein MVLVGVLGLFLCVWLCEGTGELRLVGGGGRCAGRVEVKHDGEWGSVCTYDFHWDARWDAVVCRHLGCGPVARSSPYAPFGQGTGRIWLQPLFCRGDEAMLQDCAHYGWGHHFCGHERDVGVTCAEAVELRLAAGGSPCAGRVEVKLRGVWGSVGDPNWDMEDAEVVCQQLGCGSAAGAYPASTRFGKGDGPINLFLVDCVGSETAIWDCKIDGWGPYNSSIRDFETAVICQGFARLVGGDTACAGRLEVRRGRAWASVCEDAMDMKAAQVVCRELGCGVALAVSGTGWFEAGPGLLWEGGFECSGTEPLLASCARRPPRSQACTSHASIICSPYTAFRLADNSSGCAGRVEAEAGGTWGSLCATGWDLRDAHVLCHHLGCGPAAAVPPGGSFGGGDGPLRRDAFGCVGSERHPGECPTALLGEPACPPGHAAAVNCSGVAAPLRLVEGESRCDGRLEVAARPGAWARVPAGLWDARRGSVVCRQLGCGVPEKVYSVAGSGTVGLQGLRCAGSEEQLAQCNVSGTAAAPAVSREEVAVVCSGSRRVRLSGGPGRCAGRVEVYVNGSWGTVCQETWDLLDASVVCRQLGCGRALAAPGSARFGPGTGPLWPHAGGCAGTEASLWECPASAQHGCRRGGGAGAVCSEQLSLRLAGGSGRCSGHLEVLHKGTWGRVCANGTSPATATAACRQLGCGDGGRLEAAPARDPAPAWLAWVGCQEGARWLWRCPSAPWRLQACSPGGDARVACDEDSDGTSGTPSPSPGNRCPEGAACTGSSAGADGPPRSVPVPTVLCVVLGTLLCLALAALAVQACRARAQRRGGSADAVSDAVYEELDYTLMPEYQEVPSRSGSLSEGSVTKLPYYSGDSMEESKPRAAPGPPAQHGPPDGYDDAAAVPQECPAPSAGDSADGVARRSWGCVPPTGGSCPPPSPPGATRDPAAQPPGDTHYDDVGVSTLATAL from the exons ATGGTGCTGgtcggggtgctggggctgttcCTGTGTGTGTGGCTCTGTGAAG GCACCGGGGAGCTGCGGCTggtgggcggcggcgggcgctgtgCCGGGAGGGTGGAGGTGAAGCACGATGGCGAGTGGGGCTCCGTTTGCACCTACGACTTCCACTGGGATGCCCGTTGGGACGCCGTGGTGTGCCGTCATCTGGGCTGTGGGCCAGTGGCCAGGTCGTCCCCCTACGCCCCGTTTGGGCAGGGCACCGGCAGGATCtggctccagcccctcttctgCCGGGGCGACGAGGCGATGCTGCAGGACTGTGCCCACTATGGCTGGGGACATCACTTCTGCGGCCATGAGCGGGACGTGGGGGTGACCTGTGCAG AGGCGGTGGAGCTGCGGCTGGCGGCTGGCGGGAGTCCTTGTGCCGGGAGGGTGGAGGTGAAGCTGCGAGGAGTCTGGGGATCGGTGGGAGACCCCAACTGGGACATGGAGGACGCAGAGGtggtgtgccagcagctgggctgtggctcGGCTGCCGGTGCCTACCCTGCCAGCACCCGCTTCGGCAAAGGGGACGGCCCCATCAACCTGTTTCTGGTTGACTGCGTCGGGAGCGAGACTGCGATCTGGGACTGCAAGATCGATGGCTGGGGACCCTACAACAGCAGCATACGTGATTTTGAAACCGCCGTCATCTGCCAAG GGTTTGCCCGGCTGGTGGGCGGCGACACTGCCTGCGCCGGGCGGCTGGAGGTGCGTCGGGGCCGAGCGTGGGCCAGCGTCTGCGAGGACGCCATGGACATGAAGGCCGCCCAGGTGGTGTGCCGGGAGCTGGGCTGCGGCGTGGCCCTGGCCGTCTCTGGCACCGGCTGGTTTGAGGCGGGACCGGGgctgctctgggaggggggGTTCGAGTGCAGCGGCACCGAGCCCCTCCTTGCCAGCTgcgcccggcggccgccgcgcagCCAGGCCTGCACCAGCCATGCCAGCATCATCTGCTCCC CCTACACGGCTTTCCGGCTGGCGGACAACAGCTCGGGCTGCGCCGGGCGGGtggaggcggaggcggggggcacGTGGGGGTCCCTCTGCGCCACCGGCTGGGACCTGCGTGATGCCCACGTCCTCTGCCACCACCTGGgctgcggccccgccgccgccgtgcccccggGAGGCTCCTTCGGCGGGGGGGACGGGCCGCTGCGGCGCGACGCCTTTGGCTGCGTCGGGAGCGAGCGGCACCCAGGCGAGTGCCCCACGGCGCTGCTGGGGGAGCCCGCCTGCCCCCCCGGCCACGCCGCTGCCGTCAACTGCTCAG GCGTTGCCGCACCCCTGCGTCTGGTGGAGGGGGAGAGCCGGTGCGATGGGCGTCTGGAGGTTGCCGCAAGGCCCGGGGCCTGGGCCCGCGTGCCGGCGGGGCTGTGGGATGCGCGGCGTGGCAGCGTGGTGtgccggcagctgggctgtggcgTGCCGGAGAAGGTCTACAGCGTGGCGGGCTCGGGCactgtggggctgcaggggctgcggTGTGCCGGCAGCGAGGAGCAGCTGGCCCAGTGCAACGTGTCAGGGacggccgccgcgccggccgtCAGCCGCGAGGAGGTGGCCGTGGTGTGCTCGG GCAGCCGGCGGGTGAGGCTgtcgggcggccccgggcgctgcGCCGGGCGGGTGGAGGTCTACGTCAATGGGAGCTGGGGCACCGTGTGCCAGGAAACCTGGGACCTCCTGGACGCCAGCGTCGTCTGCCGCCAGCTGGGCTGCGGAAGGGCGCTGGCGGCACCCGGCTCGGCCCGCTTTGGTCCCGGCACGGGGCCGCTGTGGCCGCATGCCGGCGGCTGTGCCGGGACGGAGGCGTCGCTCTGGGAGTGCCCGGCCTCGGCACAGCACGGCTGCCGGCGCGGTGGCGGGGCGGGAGCCGTCTGCTCAG agcagctctccctgcggctggcgggcggcagcggccgctGCAGCGGGCACCTGGAGGTGCTCCACAAGGGCACGTGGGGCCGCGTGTGCGCCAACGGCACCAGCCCCGCCACGGCCACCGCCGCCtgccggcagctgggctgcggggacgGGGGGAGGCTGGAGGCCGCCCCTGCCCGGGACCCGGCCCCTGCCTGGCTGGCCTGGGTGGGCTGCCAGGAGGGGGCCCGCTGGCTCTGGCGCTGCCCCTCGGCACCCTGGCGCCTGCAGGCCTGCAGCCCTGGCGGGGACGCCCGCGTCGCTTGTGACGAGGACAGTGACGGCACGAGCGGGacgcccagcccgtccccgggGAACCGCTGCCCGGAGGGTGCCGCTTGCACAGGTAGCTCTGCCGGTGCCGACGGCCCCCCGC GGAGCGTGCCGGTGCCCACGGTCCTGTGCGTGGTGCTGGGGACGCTGCTGTGCCTGGCCCTGGCTGCCCTGGCCGTGCAGGCGTGCCGCGCCCGGGCTCAGCGCCGAGGTGGGT CTGCAGACGCCGTCTCCGATGCTGTCTACGAGGAGCTGGACTACACCCTCATGCCCGAGTACCAGGAGGTGCCCAGTCGCTCAG GCTCCCTGTCCGAGGGGTCGGTGACGAAGCTGCCGTATTACAGCGGGGACAGCATGGAGGAGAGcaagcccagggcagccccag gcccccctgcccagcacgGCCCCCCGGATGGCTACGACGATGCCGCCGCCGTGCCACAAGAGTGCCCCGCTCCCAGCGCTGGGGACAGCGCCGACGGGGTGGCacgcaggagctggggctgtgtCCCACCCACAG GTGGCAGCTGCCCCCCGCCAAGTCCCCCAGGAGCCACGAGGGACCCCGCGGCCCAGCCCCCGGGGGACACGCACTATGACGATGTTGGCGTCAGCACCCTGGCCACGGCGCTCTGA
- the LOC142593720 gene encoding LOW QUALITY PROTEIN: antigen WC1.1-like (The sequence of the model RefSeq protein was modified relative to this genomic sequence to represent the inferred CDS: deleted 1 base in 1 codon) has protein sequence MVLVGVLGLLLCVWLCEGTGELRLVGGGGRCAGRVEVKHDGEWGSVCKYDYQSNSHWATVVCRHLGCGPVARSSPYAPFGQGTGRIWLQPLFCRGDEAMLQDCSHFGWGQHFCSHEWDLGVTCAEAVELRLAAGGSPCAGRVEVKLRGSWGSVSDDEWDMEDAEVVCQQLGCGSAADAYPASTHFGKGDGPVSLVVVDCVGNETAIWDCKIRGWGPYVFLHDLDTAVICQGFARLVGGDTACAGRLEVRRGRAWASVCEDAMDMKAAQVVCRELGCGVALAVSGTGWFEAGPGLLWEGGFECSGTEPLLASCARRPPRSQACTSHASIICSPYTAFRLADNSSGCAGRVEAEAAGTWGSLCATGWDLRDAHVLCHHLGCGPAAAVPPGGSFGGGDGPLRRDAFGCVGSERHPGECPTALLGEPACPPGHAAAVNCSGVAAPLRLVEGESRCDGRLEVAARPGAWARVPAGLWDARRGSVVCRQLGCGVPEKVYSVAGSGTVGLQGLRCAGSEEQLAQCNVSGTAAAPAVSREEVAVVCSGSRRVRLSGGPGRCAGRVEVYVNGSWGTVCQETWDLRDASVVCRQLGCGRALAAPGSARFGPGTGPLWPHAGGCAGTEASLWECPASAQHGCRRGGGAGAVCSEQLSLRLAGGSGRCSGHLEVLHKGTWGRVCANGTSPATATAACRQLGCGDGGRLEAAPARDPAPAWLAWVGCQEGARWLWRCPSAPWRLQACSPGGDALVACDEDSDGTSGTPSPSPGSRCPEAAASGSVPVPTVLCVVLGTLLCLALAALAVQACRARAQRRGPGRAGDAVSDAVYEELDYTLMPEYQEVPSRSGSLSEGSVTKLPYYSGDSMEESEPRAAPGPPAQHGPPDGYDDAAAVPQECPAPSAGDNADGVARRSWGCVPPTGGSCPPPSPPGATRDPVAQPPGDTHYDDVGVSTLATAL, from the exons ATGGTGCTGgtcggggtgctggggctgctcctgtGTGTGTGGCTCTGCGAAG GCACCGGGGAGCTGCGGCTggtgggcggcggcgggcgctgtgCCGGGAGGGTGGAGGTGAAGCACGATGGCGAGTGGGGCTCTGTCTGCAAGTACGACTACCAGTCGAATTCCCATTGGGCCACCGTGGTGTGCCGTCATCTGGGCTGCGGGCCAGTGGCCAGGTCGTCCCCCTACGCCCCGTTTGGGCAGGGCACCGGGAGGATCtggctccagcccctcttctgCCGGGGCGACGAGGCAATGCTGCAGGACTGTTCCCACTTTGGCTGGGGACAGCACTTCTGCAGCCACGAGTGGGACCTGGGGGTGACCTGTGCAG AGGCGGTGGAGCTGCGGCTGGCGGCTGGCGGGAGTCCTTGTGCCGGGAGGGTGGAGGTGAAGCTGCGGGGAAGCTGGGGATCGGTGTCAGACGACGAATGGGACATGGAGGACGCGGAGGtggtgtgccagcagctgggctgtggctcGGCTGCCGATGCCtaccctgccagcacccactTTGGCAAAGGGGACGGCCCCGTCAGCCTGGTTGTGGTCGACTGCGTTGGGAACGAGACTGCGATCTGGGACTGCAAGATCCGCGGCTGGGGACCCTACGTCTTCCTTCACGATTTGGACACTGCCGTCATCTGCCAAG GGTTTGCCCGGCTGGTGGGCGGCGACACTGCCTGCGCCGGGCGGCTGGAGGTGCGTCGGGGCCGAGCGTGGGCCAGCGTCTGCGAGGACGCCATGGACATGAAGGCCGCCCAGGTGGTGTGCCGGGAGCTGGGCTGCGGCGTGGCCCTGGCCGTCTCTGGCACCGGCTGGTTTGAGGCGGGACCGGGgctgctctgggaggggggGTTCGAGTGCAGCGGCACCGAGCCCCTCCTTGCCAGCTgcgcccggcggccgccgcgcagCCAGGCCTGCACCAGCCATGCCAGCATCATCTGCTCCC CCTACACGGCTTTCCGGCTGGCGGACAACAGCTCGGGCTGCGCCGGGCGGGTggaggcggaggcggcgggcACGTGGGGGTCCCTCTGCGCCACCGGCTGGGACCTGCGCGACGCCCACGTCCTCTGCCACCACCTGGGctgcggccccgccgctgccgtgCCCCCGGGAGGCTCCTTCGGCGGGGGGGACGGGCCGCTGCGGCGCGACGCCTTTGGCTGCGTCGGGAGCGAGCGGCACCCAGGCGAGTGCCCCACGGCGCTGCTGGGGGAGCCCGCCTGCCCCCCCGGCCACGCCGCTGCCGTCAACTGCTCAG GCGTTGCCGCGCCCCTGCGTCTGGTGGAGGGGGAGAGCCGGTGCGATGGGCGTCTGGAGGTTGCCGCAAGGCCCGGGGCCTGGGCC CGCGTGCCGGCGGGGCTGTGGGATGCGCGGCGTGGCAGCGTGGTGtgccggcagctgggctgtggcgTGCCGGAGAAGGTCTACAGCGTGGCGGGCTCGGGCactgtggggctgcaggggctgcggTGTGCCGGCAGCGAGGAGCAGCTGGCCCAGTGCAACGTGTCGGGGacggccgccgcgccggccgtCAGCCGCGAGGAGGTGGCCGTGGTGTGCTCGG GCAGCCGGCGGGTGAGGCTgtcgggcggccccgggcgctgcGCCGGGCGGGTGGAGGTCTACGTCAATGGGAGCTGGGGCACCGTGTGCCAGGAAACCTGGGACCTCCGGGACGCCAGCGTCGTCTGCCGCCAGCTGGGCTGCGGAAGGGCGCTGGCGGCACCCGGCTCGGCCCGCTTTGGTCCCGGCACGGGGCCGCTGTGGCCGCATGCCGGCGGCTGTGCCGGGACGGAG GCGTCGCTCTGGGAGTGCCCGGCCTCGGCACAGCACGGCTGCCGGCGCGGTGGCGGGGCGGGAGCCGTCTGCTCAG agcagctctccctgcggctggcgggcggcagcggccgctGCAGCGGGCACCTGGAGGTGCTCCACAAGGGCACGTGGGGCCGCGTGTGCGCCAACGGCACCAGCCCCGCCACGGCCACTGCCGCCtgccggcagctgggctgcggggacgGGGGGAGGCTGGAGGCCGCCCCTGCCCGGGACCCGGCCCCCGCCTGGCTGGCCTGGGTGGGCTGCCAGGAGGGGGCCCGCTGGCTCTGGCGCTGCCCCTCGGCACCCTGGCGCCTGCAGGcctgcagccccggcggggacgCCCTCGTCGCTTGTGACGAGGACAGTGACGGCACGAGCGGGacgcccagcccgtccccgggGAGTCGCTGCCCGGAGG cggcagcatcGGGGAGCGTGCCGGTGCCCACGGTCCTGTGCGTGGTGCTGGGGACGCTGCTGTGCCTGGCCCTGGCTGCCCTGGCCGTGCAGGCGTGCCGCGCCCGGGCTCAGCGCCGAG GCCCCGGTAGAGCTGGAGACGCCGTCTCCGATGCTGTCTACGAGGAGCTGGACTACACCCTCATGCCCGAGTACCAGGAGGTGCCCAGTCGCTCAG GCTCCCTGTCCGAGGGGTCGGTGACGAAGCTGCCGTATTACAGCGGGGACAGCATGGAGGAGAGcgagcccagggcagccccag gcccccctgcccagcacgGCCCCCCGGATGGCTACGACGATGCCGCCGCCGTGCCACAAGAGTGCCCCGCTCCCAGCGCTGGGGACAACGCCGACGGGGTGGCacgcaggagctggggctgtgtCCCACCCACAG GTGGCAGCTGCCCCCCGCCAAGTCCCCCAGGAGCCACGAGGGACCCCGTGGCCCAGCCCCCGGGGGACACACACTATGACGATGTTGGCGTCAGCACCCTGGCCACGGCGCTCTGA